GAGATTCCGTCGCCGGTGGAGGACCTGGCGCGACGCGGCGAGTGGCTCCGCGGCGTGACGGCCGGGCGCTGGGCGGCGCAGGCGCCCGAGCTCCAGGCCTGGCGGCGCCGCGTCGTCGAGGCGCTTGGGGCGATCCGCGAGCCGAGCGTGGTCGTGAGCCACTACATCGCGATCAACGTCGCGGTGGGCGCGGCGACCCGCGACGACCGCGTCGTCTCCTTCGCGCCCGATCATTGCTCGGTCACGCTCGTGGAGGTCGAGGACGGCGCGCTCCGCCTGATCGAGCGCGGCGCCGAGGCCGCGACGCGGGTGCTCTGATGGAAGCGCCGCGCCTCGGCCGGAAGCTGACCGCGGCGCAGCTGTCGGCGAACCTGGTGGGCGCGCTCCTCGCGTTCTCGTACTTCACCTTCATCGACTCCGTGCCGCTGCCCGAAGCGCGGAGCGTGGCCTCGGTCGCGTTCTTCATCGCCAGCTTCAGCCTCCTCGCGGCGGCGGCGTCCGTGTGGGCGAATCGCTGGGCGCGACCGCTGTCGAGCGCCCTGCCAGGGACGCTCGACTGGCCCGAGGCGCGGCGGCGCGCGGTGCTGCTCCCGTACATGGTGGCCGGAGTCACCGCCTGCGCGTGGACGCTTGCCGGCCTCATCTGGGGCGTCTTCTGGCCCCTCGTCCTGGGCCACTTCACGCCGAGCCGGGCGCTCCAGAGGATCTTCGGCATCACCTTCGTCGCCGGGACCGTCACGACGGCGTTCGTCTTCTTCCTGATCGAGCGCCTGTGGCGCCGCGAGCTGCCGCAGTTCTTCCCCGAGGGCGACATGAGCGCCGTGCCGGGCGTGATCAGGCTGCGGGTGAAGACGCGGCTGCTCGTGATCTTCCTGATGCTCGGGACCGTGCCGCTCTCACTCCTCGGCGTGCTCGCCTACCGCCGGGCCGTGGCGCTCCTCACGACCGACCCGGCGGCGGCGGCCCGGATGGTCGACAACATGCTCGTCACGATCGTCTTCCTGGTCGTCGCCGGCGTCGTCTCGGCGATCACGCTCGCGATCTTCGTCGCCAACAGCGTCGCGGCGCCTTTGCGCGACCTCCAGGCGGCGATGGGCCGGGTCCGGCAGGGCGATCTCGAGGCGAGCTGCCCCGTGGTGTCGAACGACGAGCTCGGCGAGGTCGCCGAGGGCTTCAACCGGATGGTCGGCGGGCTCCGCGAGCGCGAGTTCCTCAAGGAGACCTTCGGCAAGTACGTGAGCCCCGAGGTGCGCGACGAGATCCTCTCGGGCCGCCTCGCGCTCGAGGGCCAGGCGCGCGAGGTCACGATCCTCTTCGCCGACCTCCGCGACTTCACGCCCTGGGTGGAGGCGACGGACCCGCGGGAGGTCGTGCGCGACCTGAACCGCTACTTCACCGAGATGAACGAGGCGATCCGCCGCCACCGCGGGCTGGTCCTGCAGTTCATCGGCGACGAGATCGAGGCGGTCTTCGGCGCCCCGGTGGCCGACCCCGCGCACGCCGCGCTGGCCCTCCGGGCCGCGCTCGAGATGCGCGAGCGTCTCGCGCGCCTGAACGCCGAGCGGGCGGGCGCCGGCAAGCCGCCGCTTCGCCACGGCGTCGGGATCCACACGGGGCGCGTGCTCGCCGGCAACATCGGCTCGAGCGAGCGGCTCTCCTACGCGCTCGTGGGAGACCCGGTGAACCTCGCCTCGCGCATCCAGGACCTCAACAAGCAGCTCGGCTCGGACATCCTCGTGAGCGGCACGACGC
Above is a genomic segment from Candidatus Methylomirabilota bacterium containing:
- a CDS encoding histidine phosphatase family protein, coding for MARRVYMVRLYLVRHGRAAAGFGEARDPGLDPEGRAQAEALAARLAPLGPLPIVASPLRRTRETAAPLELRWRRTALIEPRVAEIPSPVEDLARRGEWLRGVTAGRWAAQAPELQAWRRRVVEALGAIREPSVVVSHYIAINVAVGAATRDDRVVSFAPDHCSVTLVEVEDGALRLIERGAEAATRVL
- a CDS encoding adenylate/guanylate cyclase domain-containing protein, translating into MEAPRLGRKLTAAQLSANLVGALLAFSYFTFIDSVPLPEARSVASVAFFIASFSLLAAAASVWANRWARPLSSALPGTLDWPEARRRAVLLPYMVAGVTACAWTLAGLIWGVFWPLVLGHFTPSRALQRIFGITFVAGTVTTAFVFFLIERLWRRELPQFFPEGDMSAVPGVIRLRVKTRLLVIFLMLGTVPLSLLGVLAYRRAVALLTTDPAAAARMVDNMLVTIVFLVVAGVVSAITLAIFVANSVAAPLRDLQAAMGRVRQGDLEASCPVVSNDELGEVAEGFNRMVGGLREREFLKETFGKYVSPEVRDEILSGRLALEGQAREVTILFADLRDFTPWVEATDPREVVRDLNRYFTEMNEAIRRHRGLVLQFIGDEIEAVFGAPVADPAHAALALRAALEMRERLARLNAERAGAGKPPLRHGVGIHTGRVLAGNIGSSERLSYALVGDPVNLASRIQDLNKQLGSDILVSGTTRALLDGTFALTPLPAVRVKGRSVEVEIYRLA